The region GCTCGGGTTATATTGTGCAGCGACTCGGAATGGCCGATGAACAGATAGCCACCGGTAAGCAGGTTGTCGTAAAAGGAGCTGATGACCAACTTCTTCATCTCGTCATCGAAATAAATGATCACATTGCGACAAAAGATCAGATGAGAGCGCTCCACCCGTTTCATCAGCGCTCTGTCGCTAAGGTTGATGGCGCCGAAGGAGACGAGTTTCTTGACTTCCGGCTTGATCAGGAACTTGCCATCCTGCGCCGTAAACCACTTGTCCACTATGACCTTGGGAGTGGTACGTAGCGCGTACTCCGTGTATACGCCCGCGCGGGCGGACTGAAGCACGTTTTCAGAAAGATCGTTGGCCGTGATCTTGATGTTCCACATGCTGATCTCTGATCCCAGGGCTTCATGCAGAATAATGCCCAAGGTATAAGGCTCTTCGCCTGTGGAGCAGCCTGCCGACCAGATGCGCAGCGTCCGTGTACGCTTCTTGCGTTGATCCTCGAGTATCTCGGGCAATACCTTGTCTTGAAAGACCTGAAGCTGCGGCGGATTGCGATAAAAGCTCGTCTCGTTGGTCGTCACTGCATTGAAGAGCTCGGTCATCTCCCCTTGACGCTTGGAGTCGTACTGCAAATAATAGTAATACTCGCCGAAATCTTTTAGATTCAGAATCTTGAGTCGATTGGCGAGACGATTTTCCAGCAGATACTTGCGATTGTCGGCGATGAATATACCGCTCTTCTGATAGATGAAGTCGCGCAGCTGAGCGAACTCGCTATCACTTATCTTGAGTTCTTTTCCAAGAGTGATTGTCTTGGAGAACAGGGATGACATCTAGCGTACCTCTTCCTGGTCCTGAATCATCGCAACGGCTTCTGCTGCGGCGGACTGGATCTGCGGATCGTCATGGCTTGTCAACTCCAACAGGGCGCGAAAGGCGGCACGCCCTCCGATCTCGCCAAGGCACGCGATGGACTTGATTACCAGAAGCGTGTTCTCCGAATGCAACAGGGGAATCACCAGTGGTATGGCGGAAGTCTCCTTGCGTTCGGCAAGCGCTTCCATTGAACGTATGCGCACCCAATCGTTGCCGTCATCCAGGCCCTGCATGAGCAGCGGCACGGCACCGTTCAGAGCCATTTTGCCGAGCTCTTCGACCACGGCCATGCGTACTTCGGGCACCTCATCGCTCAGAACACCAGCCAAAATGGGCAGAACGCTCTCGTCGGAACCGCACAGCGTGACGAGCGCCTCCACGGCAACCTTGCGCACGTCCGGCACCTCGTCGCCAAGGGCTTCCTCGATCCTGGTCTTGGAGGTCATATCACCGGATTTGCCCAAGGCGTAGACAGCCATGAGACGATGCACCGGGTTTTCGCTACGAAAGAAATCCTCGAAACGTTCGCGCATGCTGCTGTCGAAAATGGCCAGGCAAGCCTCCAGCGCAGCTTCCTTGACGTCGTCGTATGGATGGTCGAGCAGGCCGAAGAGCTTGTCGCCAGCCTGCTGCGCCTTGACCTTCATGCCCAGGAAAGCGATGGCGCCTTTAAGCACGGTACCGTCATTATGCCGGTCAAGGATATCCATGAAGAACAGTGTGTCCTCCGGGCCCCCAACGCGCAGCAGGGCCGAGACTATCTCGCGCTGGATGTCGCGGCTCTTGGCCCAGAAGGCCTGCATAAGCGCCTGATTGAGGGTATTGTCCTTGAGCCTGGCCATGACCTCCACGGCCACCGTGGCTTTCTGGCCATCGTCCTGGTTCAGAACCTGGATCAGGGCTGGGCTGGGCCCGATGGCCACGAGCATGTCGATGGCGTGTAGGATACGCTCGCGATCAAGCTCCGGGTTCATTTTCCCGGCCAAGTCCAGTATCTCTACAGCAGCCGCGTCATTGCCCAGGTATCCCAGGCCATGAATGGCCGCGTCCTGGATCTCGACATCCTCGTCCCGGATGGCCACCAGCAGGTAGTCGCGGAACTTCTCCCGCTCTTTTTCAGTGAGCAGGGCCAGGGACTTGCCGCCCAGGATCTTAACCACGGCCTTGACAATCTTGTTGCGCAAAGCCGTCGGACTGGCGTCCATGCGACGCAGAAGCAGATTGACGGCCTTGATATTGCCCATCTCACCCAAGGCATCAACAATCATGGAAGCAACGAGATCCGAGGTACGGTTCAGAGCCAAGACCAAGGCACCCACCGACGTGTCGTCCTTGATTTTGGCCAAGGCTTCGATAACTGCGAACTGTACCCACTCCTCGTCCTCCAGGGCCCTGTTTAGACAACGCGCGCCCTCATGGAAGGCCAAATCTCCCAAACTGACGGCCGCCTGGTAGCGCACGTTGACTTCGGGGTCCTTGAGCAGCGCATCGCATAGCGGCGCCACGGCCAGGACATTGCGAGTGGAGCCGAGGATGTCCGCGGCAAAGATGCGGATGTCGGCATCGTCATCGCGCAGGATGGTCACCAAAGACTCGAAATCCTGGTCGCCAACGGAGCGAAGGATATCCATGGCCACGTTGCGCACGGGTGCCTCGTCGCTACGCAACAGTGGCAACACGGACCTGACCGTGCTGGCTCCTCCGAGCTTGCGCAAGGCGACCTCGGCCGCCTCCTGGATGCCGATATTCTTGCTGCGCAGGAGCCCGGCCAGAAGTGGCACGCTTTCCTCGCACCTGGACTCGCCCGCGTTGTAGGCCGCCTCGCGCACGAGCTCGGTCTGGCCGCTGGACAACTGTGTAAAAATACTCTGGCATTCCGCCATCTTATACCTCAGATGCGGGTCCGCCACACGACCGCGACGCTAATGCGCACGGTCAGGCCGACCCGGCAGGCCGCAACCTCAATTCTCGTACAGGCTGCTGATGATTGCCGGACCCATTTCGTCAATCCCTAATATTCCATCGGCAAGTCCCGCATCGACTATAGCCTTGGGCATGCCGTAAACCACGCAGGTGGCATCATTCTGGGCCAAAACCCGGCCGCCACGAGCCTTGAGTTCGCGAATTCCTTCCAAACCATCGTTTCCCATGCCCGTAAGAATGACCCCCAGAGCTCGACGCCCCAGAGTCTCAGCCACCGAGGAGATGAGCACGTTGACCGATGGCTTGTAGAGGGCGCCGGCTGGGTCCGGACTCACGACGACATCGAGCTTGGTGCCCCGTTGGGCTATCTTGAGGTGCTTGCCGCCGGGCGCAATGTAGACCGTACCGGGCTTAAGCGGCTCGCCGTCCTCGGCTTCCTTGACGCTGATGGCGCATACGTTGTCCAGCCTTTTGGCGAAGGGTCCCGTGAAGGCTGGCGGCATGTGCTGCGCAATAAGGACCGCGGCCGGAAAATCCACGGGCAAGGAGGACAGGACCTTCTGCACCGCCGGAGGTCCTCCCGTGGAAACGCCGATAGCCACTATGTCCCGTACAGGCCGCCCGCCAATGGCCGCGATGCGTTCGCGCAGGTGCGACTCGGCAGTACGCGGCACGGGTCGAAACGGTATCCGGTGGCGTAACTTCCGCTTGGCAACGGCCTTAACCTTTTTCTGTAAGTCAGCTTCGATCTTTATGATATCCAAGGAAACCTTGGACAATTCCTTGGAGATGAAATCAACGGCTCCGAGTTCCATGGCCTTGAGCGTTGCCTCGGCGCCTTCGGTGGTCAGCGAGCTGACCATGATCACCGGCCGGGGCATTTCCATCATGATGCGTCGCAAGGCGGTCAAGCCGTCCATGACGGGCATCTCGATATCCAGCGTTACGACATCGGGGTCGAGTTCGCGGATGCGTTCGATCCCTTCGTTGCCGTTATGGGCCGTACCCACGACCTGGATTTCCGGGTCCTTCGCGAGCATGGTACTTATAGCCTTGCGCATGAAGGCGGAATCATCAATGACGACTACCCGAATCAATGTTCTCCCCCTGTAATGTAAAGCGCTTGTCGCCTTCCGCCCTATTGTAAAGGCTGTCTTGATCGCACATTATAAGGGTTACTAGCGCAATCACCGGCTTATCCTGGCGTTTATGCAAACACTGCGCGAGCTTATGCTTGCCGAGTGCTTCAGAATACAGTTACTACTGCATATAACGTCTAGAGGACTTCAAAAATAGCACCGAATACGAGGAAAAGCTAGATATCTGTGTGCCGCGCCCGTTTCGGGCCAGCGACAGCATAAAACATGATCTGCATCTGACTGGAGTAAAACAGTTTTCGTTTAAACTATCTTGACCTGCACCCCTAAGACAGCGAAAAGGGGCTGTCACATTTCCCGTAACTGCGGCTGTCAGGATGTAATTCTCTTTTGCCTTGTTCTCTTCCTGGACTTATGATCGTGACATCACCGTTAGGTCGATAAAAGGACATACCATGAATCAAGACCCCATTAACGACGGCAACACCCCCAAGCAGGGCGTTCAGCCCTCAACGGAGGAGCCGATCAAGGCCGGCGGAAGCTCTGCGGTCACCCAGGTGGAGCCTGACGAGGGGCTCAAAGAAATGACTCTGGAAATGCTCCCGCCCCTCCTCCGAGAGGCCTTGTCCCGTGCAGGCTGGACCAGTCTGATGCCTGTTCAAGCAAAGTCCATGCCCATAATAATGGGCGGCCACGATCTCATGGTTCAATCCAGGACCGGCAGCGGTAAGACCGGGGCCTTCGTGCTGCCCATCTTGGAACGCATTGATCCGAATTTGGCCGCTACCCAGGCCCTTGTGCTCGTACCCACGCGTGAACTGGCCCGCCAAGTGGCCCACGAGGCCGAGGTACTGGTAGGAGACCGCGCCAGAGTCGTGGCCGTCTATGGGGGAGTAAGCTTCGGCAAGCAGGTCGAAGGCTTCAAGGCCGGAGCGCACATCGTGGTCGGCACGCCCGGCCGCATCCTGGACCACCTGCTGCGCCACAACTTCAATCTGCAGGAGTTGCGAGCGCTTATCTTTGACGAGGCCGACCGCATGCTGTCCATCGGCTTCTATCCCGACATGAAGCAGGTGCAGCGGTACATGCCCAAACGGCGCGTCAACACCTTCATGTTCTCGGCCACCTACCCAGCCTTCGTCATGCGTTTGGCAGGCGAGTTCATGCACAAGCCGCAGATGCTGTCCCTATCGAGCAAGCAGGTACATGTGGCAGAGGTGCAGCACGTCATTTACGAGGTGCCGCGCATGGGCCGCGAGCGGTGCCTCATGCGCATCATCGAGGTGGAGAACCCAACCTCGGCCTTCATCTTCTGCAATACCAAAGCCCAGGTGGAATACGTATCAACGGTGCTG is a window of Desulfocurvibacter africanus subsp. africanus DSM 2603 DNA encoding:
- a CDS encoding CheR family methyltransferase: MSSLFSKTITLGKELKISDSEFAQLRDFIYQKSGIFIADNRKYLLENRLANRLKILNLKDFGEYYYYLQYDSKRQGEMTELFNAVTTNETSFYRNPPQLQVFQDKVLPEILEDQRKKRTRTLRIWSAGCSTGEEPYTLGIILHEALGSEISMWNIKITANDLSENVLQSARAGVYTEYALRTTPKVIVDKWFTAQDGKFLIKPEVKKLVSFGAINLSDRALMKRVERSHLIFCRNVIIYFDDEMKKLVISSFYDNLLTGGYLFIGHSESLHNITRAFKPVHHPGAIIYRKED
- a CDS encoding HEAT repeat domain-containing protein; the encoded protein is MAECQSIFTQLSSGQTELVREAAYNAGESRCEESVPLLAGLLRSKNIGIQEAAEVALRKLGGASTVRSVLPLLRSDEAPVRNVAMDILRSVGDQDFESLVTILRDDDADIRIFAADILGSTRNVLAVAPLCDALLKDPEVNVRYQAAVSLGDLAFHEGARCLNRALEDEEWVQFAVIEALAKIKDDTSVGALVLALNRTSDLVASMIVDALGEMGNIKAVNLLLRRMDASPTALRNKIVKAVVKILGGKSLALLTEKEREKFRDYLLVAIRDEDVEIQDAAIHGLGYLGNDAAAVEILDLAGKMNPELDRERILHAIDMLVAIGPSPALIQVLNQDDGQKATVAVEVMARLKDNTLNQALMQAFWAKSRDIQREIVSALLRVGGPEDTLFFMDILDRHNDGTVLKGAIAFLGMKVKAQQAGDKLFGLLDHPYDDVKEAALEACLAIFDSSMRERFEDFFRSENPVHRLMAVYALGKSGDMTSKTRIEEALGDEVPDVRKVAVEALVTLCGSDESVLPILAGVLSDEVPEVRMAVVEELGKMALNGAVPLLMQGLDDGNDWVRIRSMEALAERKETSAIPLVIPLLHSENTLLVIKSIACLGEIGGRAAFRALLELTSHDDPQIQSAAAEAVAMIQDQEEVR
- a CDS encoding protein-glutamate methylesterase/protein-glutamine glutaminase, translating into MIRVVVIDDSAFMRKAISTMLAKDPEIQVVGTAHNGNEGIERIRELDPDVVTLDIEMPVMDGLTALRRIMMEMPRPVIMVSSLTTEGAEATLKAMELGAVDFISKELSKVSLDIIKIEADLQKKVKAVAKRKLRHRIPFRPVPRTAESHLRERIAAIGGRPVRDIVAIGVSTGGPPAVQKVLSSLPVDFPAAVLIAQHMPPAFTGPFAKRLDNVCAISVKEAEDGEPLKPGTVYIAPGGKHLKIAQRGTKLDVVVSPDPAGALYKPSVNVLISSVAETLGRRALGVILTGMGNDGLEGIRELKARGGRVLAQNDATCVVYGMPKAIVDAGLADGILGIDEMGPAIISSLYEN
- a CDS encoding DEAD/DEAH box helicase; its protein translation is MNQDPINDGNTPKQGVQPSTEEPIKAGGSSAVTQVEPDEGLKEMTLEMLPPLLREALSRAGWTSLMPVQAKSMPIIMGGHDLMVQSRTGSGKTGAFVLPILERIDPNLAATQALVLVPTRELARQVAHEAEVLVGDRARVVAVYGGVSFGKQVEGFKAGAHIVVGTPGRILDHLLRHNFNLQELRALIFDEADRMLSIGFYPDMKQVQRYMPKRRVNTFMFSATYPAFVMRLAGEFMHKPQMLSLSSKQVHVAEVQHVIYEVPRMGRERCLMRIIEVENPTSAFIFCNTKAQVEYVSTVLANFGYDADGLTGDLSQSKRESILDRVRAGSLRLLVSTDVAARGIDIPDLSHVIMYEPPEDPESYIHRAGRTGRAGASGEVITLVDVIQKLEMQRLAKRFTIDLVTRPLPTDETVRSVASERVTALLESTLRARPPLKQERMMRFMPLAQELGKNEEELAIIAMLLDDYYQQTLHSPPELPVIRQSAPRTEPVTGHEPASAHEGEERKKRRRPRNRHKKSSGTDNRGSDA